The DNA segment CAGCGGTACGACGCGCAGCTGGTCGGTGTCCTCCTGCGCGGTCCGTACGGCGAAGGCCAGATCGAGGCGTCCGGCCGCGACCTCCTCCGCGAGGGCGCCCGAGCCTGCCTGACGCAGACAGATCTCCACGTCCGGATGTGCCCGCCGGAAGGCCGCCAGCAGCCCCGCCACATGCACCCCGGCGATGCACTGCTCGGAGCCGAGCGCCAGCATCCCGCGCAGCACGCCCTGCACAGCCGCCACCGCCTCATGGGCGGCCCGCACCTGCGCCAGGATCCGTTCCGCCTCGCACAGCAGCGCCCGGCCGGCCGGGGTGAGCGTCACCCGGCGGGTCGTCCGCACGAACAGCGGGGTCTGCAACTCCCGCTCCAGGGCCCGGATCGAGGCCGACAGGCCGGACTGGGACACCAGGAGGCGCTCGGCCGCCCGGGTGAAGTGCTGGTCCTCGGCGACCGCCACGAAGTGCTGGAGATGGCGCAGTTCCATGATTGAGCAGCGTAGCCGCTGAATCCCATCTGATTTACCTGTTGGACCACTGCCAGCAGGTCACGACAGAGTGGACGGCGACTGGAACACCGGTTCCTCGGAGCCGTCCTCCCTGTGCCAACCCCTCTGGAGTCGCGTTGTACACCGCACACACCGACCGCTACGCGGACATGCCCTACCGGCGCACCGGCCGCAGCGGACTCAAGCTCCCCGCGCTGTCCCTCGGCCTGTGGCACAACTTCGGCCCGGCGGACCGCTCGGTCGAGCACCAGCGGGCGATCCTGCGCCGCGCCTTCGACCTCGGCGTCACCCACTTCGACCTGGCCAACAACTACGGCCCGCCGCCCGGAGCCGCCGAGTCGGCGTTCGGCGAGGCGCTGAAGGCGGACCTCGCGCCGTACCGGGACGAGCTGATCATCTCCACCAAGGCCGGCTATCTGATGTGGCCCGGCCCGTACGGCGAGTGGGGCTCGCGCAAGTACATGCTGTCCTCGCTCGACCAGAGCCTGAAGCGGATGGGCCTGGACTACGTCGACATCTTCTACTCGCACCGCCCCGACCCGGAGACTCCGCTGGAGGAGACGATGGGCGCCCTGCACTCGGCGGTGCAGCAGGGCAAGGCGCTCTACGTCGGCGTCTCCAACTACTCGGCCGAGCAGACCCGCAAGGCCGCCCGCATCCTGGGCGAGCTGGGCACGCCGCTGCTCATCCACCAGCCGGCCTACTCGA comes from the Streptomyces sp. NBC_00443 genome and includes:
- a CDS encoding LysR substrate-binding domain-containing protein yields the protein MELRHLQHFVAVAEDQHFTRAAERLLVSQSGLSASIRALERELQTPLFVRTTRRVTLTPAGRALLCEAERILAQVRAAHEAVAAVQGVLRGMLALGSEQCIAGVHVAGLLAAFRRAHPDVEICLRQAGSGALAEEVAAGRLDLAFAVRTAQEDTDQLRVVPLTGEPMTVLCHPSHRLATAGAAVTPEELGGEVFVDFHPDWGPRRTTDAVFAAAGVRRTVALEVNDVHSLLDLVDEDLGIAVVPRHFRDKRRSLTALPVKGTGDTVYETVALLPPAQATSPAARALMALLETESA
- the mgrA gene encoding L-glyceraldehyde 3-phosphate reductase — encoded protein: MYTAHTDRYADMPYRRTGRSGLKLPALSLGLWHNFGPADRSVEHQRAILRRAFDLGVTHFDLANNYGPPPGAAESAFGEALKADLAPYRDELIISTKAGYLMWPGPYGEWGSRKYMLSSLDQSLKRMGLDYVDIFYSHRPDPETPLEETMGALHSAVQQGKALYVGVSNYSAEQTRKAARILGELGTPLLIHQPAYSMLNRRPEDEGLLDALDELQVGSIVFSPLAQGQLTSRYLDGIPKDSRAASGSPFLNADAITDELLGKLRALDEIAKSRSQTLAQLALAWVLRGGRVTSALVGASSAQQIEDSVAATRNLDFDADELARIEAILKP